The following nucleotide sequence is from Synechococcus sp. KORDI-52.
AAGCTCTCAATGTCGTGGTAGCGAACCGGTAGGCCAAAGCGGTGTTGGAATCGATAGGTGCGCGGGGTGGCAGCGGGGGTCTCGAGATCGGAGGGGAAGAAGAAGTCGCCGGCCGCTTTGCTCACCGGCAAGGTCTTGCCGATGAGGTCGCCCAGGCGATTGGGCTGCAGCCCCTGCCCGGGGCTCTGGATGCCCACCATGACCTCGGTGATCTCCGTGCCGGCGGGGACGTCGCATGTGGCGACCAGGCTCTTGGCCAGCACCTCCCGGTTCATCATTTCGCCCTGGCTGATGCTGCGTTCGCCGCTGCTGCCCATCGATTCCTCCACCCGGCGAATGCCTTGGATCATCTGGGTGAATTCATTGGGCAACAGGCTCACCTTGTGGTCGTTGCCCTCCATCGAGCGATCCAGGGTGATGTGTTTCTCGATCACCACCGCGCCGAGGGCGGCGGCGGCAATGGGCACTTCGATGCCACGCTCATGGCCGGAATACCCCACAGGAGCCTCGGCCAGGTCGCGCAGCCGCTCGAGGTAGCGCAGATTGACGTCCTTGAACGGGGTGGGATAGGTGGAATTGCAGTGGAGCAGCACGTAGCCGGCACCTTCGTTCTGCAGATGACGGATGCCGGAGCGGATCTCCACTTCTGAGGCCATGCCGGTGGAGCAGATCAGCGGCTTGCCGGTGGCTGCCAGGCTGGAGAGCAGGGCGTGGTTGGTGAAATCCGCTGACGCCACCTTGAAGCCTTCCATCCCCCAGCGGTTGAGCTTGTCGAGGCTGGCTTCATCCCACGGGGTGCAAAGAGGAACGAGGCCTTTGCTGGCGGCGTGGTCGAAACAACGGAACAGTTCGTCGTCACTGAGCTGAAAGCGCTCGAGCAGATCCAGGGTGTACTGGGTGCCCAGATCGGAGGCCATGTCGTTGCTGTCGCCAGCATTGCGGTACAGCCGGCTCATGTCCCGCATCTGGAACTTGGCGCAGTCCGCTCCCGCGGCGTGAGCCGCATCAATCAGTTGGAGCGCGATGTCGAGATCGCCGTTGTGGTTGTTGCCGATTTCGGCAATCAGGAAGCAGGGGGCGTCATCGCCGATGCGGCGTGAGCCGATCTGAAGCCCATCGGTGGCGCGTCGGGCCACCGCAACAATGCGGCCGTGGCTGTCCAGCAGCGGCAGCGCCGTGATTCGCGAATTCAGCAGGGCGTTCAGGTCACCAGCGCTGGTGCCTTCGGCGGCCGAGCGGCAGTTGGAATTCATCGCCGCGGTGACCGGCCGGTTCAGGTCGATCTCGCCGCAATTGGCAATCCAGCGGCGGAAGTCGCCATCAGTGAGCACGCCCTGGAGGATTCCGCTTTCCGAGACAACGAAGATCAGCCGCGACTGGTTGGCCGTGATCTTGCTGAGCGCTGAAAGAATGCTGTCTTCTGCGAAGACAACGAACTGGGTGAAATTTCGCTCAATCAGGATGCCTCTCACCGTTCTTTCAGGCCGCCTGGGTTGAGTCGCCGTTGAACCTACTTCAGATCTCTGTAGGAGATCAGGAGTGCCAACTGTCGTAGCAGCGGGTTGGGCTGGCCGACGGCCCAATGGCGGTAGGCGACACCGCGGTGGAGCGGGCGCATCGAGGTCGCCTGGCAAAGCAGTTCCCGCGCACTGCTCCAGTCGCCATTGGCAATGGCGGTTTCGGCTCCCAACCGCAGTTGGTTGAAGCTGGATTGAGCATTCCCCGGATAGCCGATGCTGCTTGAAAGGGGCTGCCGCGGTTGCTGTTTGAGTTCGATCAGGGCCTCGAGCAGGGCGGAGGGGCTGAACCGCCCTCCGTAGCCCATCCATTCCAGCCAGTGTGGATCCGGGAATGGCCCTTCGGCATCAAGGGCATCCAGGTGGGAGATGGCCTCGAGGGACCGCCACACGCCGCTGCCGGCATAAACGTGGCCTCCATAGTCCGGCTGCAGGCCCAGGTCGCTGATGGCAATCGCTCGGCAACCGAAGTCGAGGGCGTCGAAAAAAGCTGTGGAGGAAAGGGTGGCAAGCAGCCGGGCCTGTTTCAACAGCACCGGCAGGGGGCGATAGTCCAGCCGCAGATTGGCGGGAGGCACCCCCAGGGTCTGCTTCAGGGTCGTGCTGATGTGGGTGTCGACGTCATGAAAGGTGGCGTCACCGGGGGCGATGCGGGGTTTGATCAGCACCTCCCAGTTGGGAGAGCGGCTGGCCAGATCACTCAGGAGCCGTACGAGTCGGGCCCGTTCGCTGGGCGACGCGGGCATGATCACCTGCTCGGCGAACACAAGGCGCCGCGGACGTTCGGAGACCGGGGGCAAGTCTGTGCTGGGGGCGTTGCGCCGGAGACCGGTGAGCACGGTGCGTTGCTGGTCAAACGGGGTCCCGCTGATCAGTTGGGCCAGCGTCTCCTGATCGCGCGGACCGCTGAGGCAGATGAGGTCATAGCCCAGCCGCCAGCTCACCCCCTCGATGAAGTGATCCAGCACCACGCCGTTGAAACCACAGAACAGCAGGGGGCGCTGACGATCCTGTGCCAGAGCGAGCCGGATGTCATTGAGCTTGCTTCCCGTCAGGAACACGCCGATGGCATCAAAGCTCTGCAGGCGTCGATTGCGCAGGAGCTGAGCCAGGTTCTGATGGCGGAGAGTGGCCTGCCTGGACAGGCGTTGCAACAACGCCTCGGGGGTCCCATTCCGTGGAATCACATTGATGCTCCAGTGCACGGCCACTGCGCTTGGAGCACTGCAGAGGGCCTCGCAAGCCAACAGTTGGCTGTCACTGTCGGCGATCAAAAGCACGGTGAGATTGGGCCTGGTTGGGGACGTCGTCATGACTTCTCCCGTCGCGGAAGTTTGCGCAAGGCTTCGATCAGGCGGTTTGGGCCGTCGGTGATGTCAGCGCCCATGCCGTCGAGCCAGGTTTGGTTCGCCGGGGGCAGTTCGCTGATGGCGTCGAGGTGGGGGATGCTGCGCAGACGATGCATGGCCCCGCACCCGAAGAACCCCGTCGTGTTCTGTTGATCGTGGATTCCGTAGTCGCCCACGATGATGGGGATCCGGCCCCATGTCATCGCCGCCAGGCTCCAGGGTGAGCTCACCGTCAGGCAGGCGGTGCAGGATCCGATCAGTGGCAGCAGCTGTCCGGGGGTGGCTTCCAACAGGTTGTCGGCCAGGGTGTCGTCGCTGGGCATCAGCGGGGTTGTCGTGGTCCAGCTGTGGTCGCGTTGCAACATCACGGTCCAGTCCGGTCGTTGTCTTGCCCAGGTGTTGAGTTGGCGCAGCAGTTGATCGCGGGCACCGATGTGGGTGGGAATCTGCTCCTGGATCAATGCGAGCAGGAGGTGCTCTGGGGCGGGAGCGCAGGGTGCAGCCTGAGGGAACCAGAAGCCTGTGCTGATCATGGGCGGCACCGGCAGGCTGGCGGGCCAGTTAAACGTGAGCGATCGCAGCTGACGCCGTTGGTGTTCGCCGCTCACCAGCAGCAGATCACAGCCCTGGCGATGGGTGAGATCGCGGATCAGGGCATCCCCCACCAAGGGAACCAGGGCGCCACTGAAGATTGTTGCCGCAGGCCGACCGCGCATGCCGCAGAGGGCCCGATAGGCCCTGACGAACTGCTGCACCTGCTCTGCGTTCTGCAGGAACAGGCCAATGGCTGAGACTTGGTCCAACACGGGGTGTGCCGGTAGTTGTCCCAGGTCGATGGTCAGCTGCGGTGCAGCAGTGACAAGGGGTTGATGTCCGTGGAGCCATGGCCCTGCTGTGATGCAGCGCTCACCCTGTTGTTCCAGGGCATCGGCCATCAGCAGGCAGGCGGAACGCTCCAGCCCTCCGTCGCTGATCAGCAGGAGGGTCATCGTTCCCGCAGCAGTTTGGAGAGCCAGCCAAACCCCACCACGCCGTCGCGCAGGCTGCGCAGCAGGCGGCGGGTGCGGTGACGTTTGCGTTGGCTGGATCGGGCGCCTCCACTGCTCAGCATCCTCCGGCCCCCGTTGCGTAAGGCAGCCTTCTGCCAGGCACTGCTGCCCCAGCTCAGGGGACCATGGCTGGAGATCCCGAGGGGTTGAGCCGGGCTGTTCAGTCGGTCCACCAAGGCCGTGATGAAGCGATCCTCACCGTCCCGCTGCAGACCTTGCCGCTCAAGCCACTGAGCGTCATGGATGACCTCGAAGGGGTTGGCCTTGATCTGCGCGAAGCTGCTGATGGCACCGGAACTCGCGAAGAAGTGGTTGCCGAGGGTTTCGGTCACCCCCAGATCACCGACGATGCGGGTGCTGATGCCCATTGACATCGATTCCATCGCGGCCGTAGACGAGACGGTGATGGCACAACCGCAATGCCGCAGCAGTCGGGTGGCGGGCTTGAAACTGAGGCGCAGATTCGGTTGATCACGCGTCATCTTGTCGATCACGCTGGCCATTTCCCCGTGGCGCCGATGCAGGGTGCTCTCGATGCTTGATGTTCGGGGTTTGAAGATCACCTGGTGATCGGGCCAGGCCGCGGCCAGCTCTTTGAGCTGATCACAGAGAAACCGGCGCTGCAGTGGGTGCACCGGAATTGAAGGCTGTTCGAAGAAAACGATGGAAGGGTTTGGAGGGGCTTCCGTGCGGCGTTTTGTGCGCCAGAGAATCGGCAGGCCCGTGACCAAGGCGTTGCTGCTGTCAAGGCCCAGGGCCTTGCGTCCACGGCCATACAGGGCCAAGTCGTCTGCACTGTTGAGGCAGAACAGGTCGGCTCCCGAGCGATCCATCATCCCCTCGAGGCCGAAGCGAAACAGGATGCCCGGGTAAGCGCTGATCAGGCGTGGGCGTTGGTCTTGATCCGCCCAGATGTTTTTCAGTCGCAGCAGCGCGTCGCGGCTGCGCTGGCCATCCAGACCGAGGATCAGGGCGTCGACCTTCCCCGCCATGGCGCTGCAAAGTGATGGCAGATCGTTCCAGTTGTGTTTTTCGATCCTGGTCTTGGGGTCGATCCGTCGAATTTCGAGACGTTGTCGCCGGGAGAGAGACCTGTTGTTGAGCTCCAGCAGCAGCAGAGTGGTTTCGGCTCCCTCACGCCGGCAAGCGGCCAGCATGGTCATCGCCAGCTTGCCGAAGGAGTCGAAGCAGGCGACGGCAGTGACCTTCCGGCCGATGAGGCGCTTGGATTCTGCGGACGCCATCGACACCGACACTGTGCTGAGCAAAATTACTCGGCCTTAAGGGCGGCAATGCGGCGGCAGAGGGCAAGATCCTCGGGCGTGTCGATTTCTGGTCCCACCTGCTCCAGCACCACAGGATTGGTTGGTGGGCAGAAGCGGCTGCCGCAGCGCCGGAAGTCCGCGAGGTTCATGGTGTAAATCGCGCCGGTCTCCAAAAATGCCGGTTCCAGGTCCTGGCGTCGTTGGCGGGGTTTCCCAGGGTCGTGGTTGATCCCTCTCCCATCGGCCCGCCAGAGGAAGCCGTGCCAGGGGGTGACGGCGAAGCTGCTGTTGCAGTGCCCCGGCTTGAGTGCGGCCAGCACCGCATCGATCTGAGCTCCGGTCGTGAAGGGGGAGGTGCATTGCAGGAACACCAGCTTCGCTTCGAGTGGTCCCTGTTGTTCCAGTGCATCGAGGGCATGCAGCAGCGCCGATTCCGAGCTGGCCGTGTCGCCGGCGATGGCTGCGGGGCGTCGAATCACGATGGCGCCTTCGGCGGCGGCAGCGGCGGCGATGGCGTCATCGTCGGTGCTCACCACCACTCGGCCCACGCCCTTGCTGGCCTGGGCCGCATGGATGCTGCGGCAGACCAGGGGCACACCGTCCACCATTTGAAGGTTCTTGCCTGGAATGCCCTTCGATCCACCGCGAGCGGGGATTAAGGCCAATGCGCCATGGGGGACTGCCATCGGTGAGGATTCAGTGCGTCATGTCTTACCCGATGACCAGGCCTGCTGCTCTGCGGCTCGGTGTTCCGGCCCGGGGGATGCTTGCGCACCGCACACTGGCGCAGTTGCTGGCACCGGACCGTTTGGTGCCGGGCCGCCGCCGCGATGTGAACGTGCTGTTGGCCTGGGGACGGCGGCCCAGTGCGCTGCGAGTGGAGCGCCTCGCTCGTCAGTGGGATCTGCCGGTGTGGCATCTCGAGGATGGCTTGCTGCGCTCGGTGGCCAAAGGTCGAAATCATCCACCGCTTGGTCTGCTGGTGGATGAGCTTGGAGTGCATTTCGATGCAACTGTTCCCAGCCGGATGGAGCAGTTGATCGCCACGCCGATCACGATGGCTGAGGCCAACCGCGCGCGAGCCCTGCAGAGGCTCTGGTGTGAGCAGCGTCTGAGCAAGGTGAACCCTCCAGCGGAGGCGGTAGCTCCGCCGGAGCCCTTCGTGCTGGTGGTGGATCAATCCGCTGGGGATCGATCGATCGCGCTGGGCTTGGCGGATGGCAGCTGTTTTCAGCGCATGCTCCAGGCGGCCTTGGTCGAGCATCCGGAGTGCACGGTGGTTCTCAAGGTGCATCCGGATGTGATTGCCGGCCGCGCCCGGGGCCATTTCAATGATTCGGATCTGAGACACCCCCGCGTTCGCCTGAGTGCGGATGCTGGTCACCCCGCGGGGCTGCTCGAGCGGGCCCGGGCGGTGTACGTGGTCACCTCCCAGATGGGGTTTGAGGCCTTGCTCTGGGGCCGCCCCGTCCACTGCTTCGGCATGCCCTTCTACGCCGGGTGGGGGCTGACCCATGATCATTGCCAAGCACCGGTTCGGCGATGCCGGGGCGCCAGCCTTGAGGCCTTGGTGCATGCCGCCTTGGTGGGAGCCTGCCGATGCATTGATCCCCACCGGCATCAACCTTGCAGCATCGAAACCTTGATGCGTGCGATCGGTTTGCAGCGGCGCCTCCAGGGGCAACAGCCACGGCGGTGCGTGGCGTTCGGCTTCACCCCCTGGAAACAGCGCAGTCTGCGGCGCTTCCTGGCGGGCAGTCAGCTGAGATTCCGCGCCCCTTGGCGGCGGATTCCGCTGGGGGTTGATGCCGTGGTGGTCTGGGGACGGCGGGCCCGGCCGCGGCTGCTGGAAGCCGCTGCGCGTCGGAAGTTGCCGGTGTTGCAGGTGGAGGACGGCTTTCTTCGTTCCGTCGGGCTCGGGGCGGATCTGGTGGATCCGGTGTCCTGGGTGGTGGATCACCAGGGGGTTTATTACGACGCCACCCGGCCCAGCGATCTGGAAACATGCCTGGCGACGGGGCAGTGGACGCAGGCCCAACGCCAGAGGGCCGCGGCGTTGCGTCAGCGGTTGGTGAAGGAGGCGATCACCAAATACAACCTCCAGGCTGAGCCATGGGTTCGCCCTGCTGGGCAGCGACGGGTGGTGCTGGTGATCGGTCAGGTGGAGAGCGATGCGTCGATCCGCTACGGCGCCCCTGGGCTGCGCAGCAACCGAGCTTTGTTGTCAAAAGTGCGGTCGGTGGAGCCGGAGGCTTATCTCCTCTACAAACCGCATCCAGATGTGGTGGCCGGGCTCTGCCGTGCCGGTGCCGGTGAGGACGATGCCGCTGCGCTGTGCGATGAGGTGTTGCCGCAGGGGTCGATTCAGCAGCTGTTCACCCAGATCGATGCCGTGCACGTCCTCACCTCGCTGGCAGGGTTTGAGGCATTGCTGCGGGGGCTGGAGGTGCATTGCTGGGGCTTGCCCTTCTATGCCGGCTGGGGCCTCACCCAGGATCGCGAGCGTTGCTGTCGTCGACAGCGTCAGCTGTCGCTGGATGAGCTGGTTCATGCCTCCTTGATCGACTATCCCCGCTATGTCAGCCGCGACAGCGGCTGGTTCATCACGCCGGAGCAGGCCATCGATGAGCTGGTGGCCTGGCGCGCCGCGCCACCACAGCGACGCACGCTCGTGCAGGCCCTGTTCCGCCACTGGGGCAGGCTGCGGCGCCGTTGAGGCGTGCCAGGATTTCGCCCATTGATGGGCGGGACGCAGTTTGGGAAGAGGTCGGGCGCCAGCTCTGGTACAGGTGCGGATCGACGGACCAGTGCTGCTGTTGATGGGCCCAATTGGTCTGTTTTTCGCTCGTTTTTGCCGTTATCTACAGGGATGTGGCATTCCCGTCACCAAGGTGGCCTTTCCATTGCGGGAATTCGGCTTCCCGGCCGATGTATGTGTGCCGTACAGCAAGGGGATGGATTCCTGGCGTCCTTTCCTGCGACGTTTGCTGGAAGAACGGGGAATTCGCCACATCTTCATGTACGGCGACTTCATCATTCCCCACCGGATTGCCATCGAAGAAGCTCGCGACCTCGGCATTGAAGCCTGGGTGTTTGAGCTGGGGTATCTGCGCCCCAATTACGTGACCTTGGAACGGGATCGGGTGAATGCCCGCTCCAACCTCAACAAGCCAGCGGCTTTTTACCGGGGGCTGCCCGAATGTGATCAGCTGCCCCAAAACATCGTGCTGGATCCAGGCTGGCGCTGGCGCAAGGCCTGGAAAGCGCCGACCTTCATTCAGCACGCTTTCACCCGATACCCAATCATCGAAGGTGAGCACAAGCTTCAACCGTCCCCAGGTTTTCTTTGGTGCCAGGTGCGCGGCACCTGGCGTTACTGGCTCTACCGTTGGCAGGAGCGGCTGCTGAAGCAGCGGTTGCTGGAACACTTCTCCTTTTTCCTGGCGGTTCTGCAGGTTTCCAGTGATTCCCAGATTCAGATGGGGTCGCCTTACAGAGGCATGCACGACTTCATTGAAGATGTGATCAGATCCTTTGCTGGCCATGCCCATGCTTCAGACCATCTGGCCTTCAAGCACCATCCTCGGGATCGTGGTTACAACAACTACGCCGCTTTGATTCGGCTGCTGGCTCAGCAATATGGCGTCTCCGGCCGGGTTCACTATTTCCATGACGGCCCCCTCAGCCGCTACCTCAGGACCTGTCGAGGGGTGATCACGGTGAACAGCACCGTGGGGCTCCAGGCGTTGTTTCATGCCGTGCCCACCAAGACGATGGGGGACACCTTCTACAACTTGGAAGGTTTGACGGATCAGAAACCACTTGATGCATTTTGGTGTGATCCCCAGCCCAGTGATCGAGCTCTCTTCTATCGCTTCTACAACCACTTGGTGCTCACCACCCAGGTCAATGGAAATTTTGACGGTGATTTCCCCTTCAGAACCACGTTCCCGATTGGTCAAGATGCCCGTCAACTCCCATCCAACTTCAGGGTGCCCAGCTTGAAGCTCGAGGTATCCGTGAACCCCTTGCAATTGCTGGGGAGGATCGTTGTCCGTCTTTACTGGGCGATCTCTGCCCTCATCTTGGATCTTTTGCAGTCTGCACTGTTTCGGATGGGATTGATAAAAATCAACAGAAAGCTCATCAGCCTGATTCCTTTGTCCGCACTGAGAGCGCTGGGTGTTCGCGTGATTGTTGATGACA
It contains:
- a CDS encoding N-acetylneuraminate synthase family protein, coding for MRGILIERNFTQFVVFAEDSILSALSKITANQSRLIFVVSESGILQGVLTDGDFRRWIANCGEIDLNRPVTAAMNSNCRSAAEGTSAGDLNALLNSRITALPLLDSHGRIVAVARRATDGLQIGSRRIGDDAPCFLIAEIGNNHNGDLDIALQLIDAAHAAGADCAKFQMRDMSRLYRNAGDSNDMASDLGTQYTLDLLERFQLSDDELFRCFDHAASKGLVPLCTPWDEASLDKLNRWGMEGFKVASADFTNHALLSSLAATGKPLICSTGMASEVEIRSGIRHLQNEGAGYVLLHCNSTYPTPFKDVNLRYLERLRDLAEAPVGYSGHERGIEVPIAAAALGAVVIEKHITLDRSMEGNDHKVSLLPNEFTQMIQGIRRVEESMGSSGERSISQGEMMNREVLAKSLVATCDVPAGTEITEVMVGIQSPGQGLQPNRLGDLIGKTLPVSKAAGDFFFPSDLETPAATPRTYRFQHRFGLPVRYHDIESFAASSNLDIVEIHLSYKDLEVNLDQVLPRKQQIGLVVHAPELFAGDHTLDLCSDDDDYRRHSIEELQRVVDISRDLRRRFDCPDPVLLVTNVGGFSEHHHLERRELQPLRQRLIDSLQQIDSAGEVEIIPQTMPPFPWHFGGQRYHNLFVDTDFIRQFCEDTGMRVCLDVSHSKLACTHLNGSFSGFLKAILPFTAHLHLADAKGVDGEGLQIHDGEIDWIQLFALMDQLAPKASFIPEIWQGHKNNGEGAWLALERLEGCVESTTPQRQVA
- a CDS encoding DUF6716 putative glycosyltransferase: MTTSPTRPNLTVLLIADSDSQLLACEALCSAPSAVAVHWSINVIPRNGTPEALLQRLSRQATLRHQNLAQLLRNRRLQSFDAIGVFLTGSKLNDIRLALAQDRQRPLLFCGFNGVVLDHFIEGVSWRLGYDLICLSGPRDQETLAQLISGTPFDQQRTVLTGLRRNAPSTDLPPVSERPRRLVFAEQVIMPASPSERARLVRLLSDLASRSPNWEVLIKPRIAPGDATFHDVDTHISTTLKQTLGVPPANLRLDYRPLPVLLKQARLLATLSSTAFFDALDFGCRAIAISDLGLQPDYGGHVYAGSGVWRSLEAISHLDALDAEGPFPDPHWLEWMGYGGRFSPSALLEALIELKQQPRQPLSSSIGYPGNAQSSFNQLRLGAETAIANGDWSSARELLCQATSMRPLHRGVAYRHWAVGQPNPLLRQLALLISYRDLK
- a CDS encoding DUF6716 putative glycosyltransferase — protein: MTLLLISDGGLERSACLLMADALEQQGERCITAGPWLHGHQPLVTAAPQLTIDLGQLPAHPVLDQVSAIGLFLQNAEQVQQFVRAYRALCGMRGRPAATIFSGALVPLVGDALIRDLTHRQGCDLLLVSGEHQRRQLRSLTFNWPASLPVPPMISTGFWFPQAAPCAPAPEHLLLALIQEQIPTHIGARDQLLRQLNTWARQRPDWTVMLQRDHSWTTTTPLMPSDDTLADNLLEATPGQLLPLIGSCTACLTVSSPWSLAAMTWGRIPIIVGDYGIHDQQNTTGFFGCGAMHRLRSIPHLDAISELPPANQTWLDGMGADITDGPNRLIEALRKLPRREKS
- a CDS encoding DUF6716 putative glycosyltransferase translates to MASAESKRLIGRKVTAVACFDSFGKLAMTMLAACRREGAETTLLLLELNNRSLSRRQRLEIRRIDPKTRIEKHNWNDLPSLCSAMAGKVDALILGLDGQRSRDALLRLKNIWADQDQRPRLISAYPGILFRFGLEGMMDRSGADLFCLNSADDLALYGRGRKALGLDSSNALVTGLPILWRTKRRTEAPPNPSIVFFEQPSIPVHPLQRRFLCDQLKELAAAWPDHQVIFKPRTSSIESTLHRRHGEMASVIDKMTRDQPNLRLSFKPATRLLRHCGCAITVSSTAAMESMSMGISTRIVGDLGVTETLGNHFFASSGAISSFAQIKANPFEVIHDAQWLERQGLQRDGEDRFITALVDRLNSPAQPLGISSHGPLSWGSSAWQKAALRNGGRRMLSSGGARSSQRKRHRTRRLLRSLRDGVVGFGWLSKLLRER
- a CDS encoding cytidylyltransferase domain-containing protein; translated protein: MAVPHGALALIPARGGSKGIPGKNLQMVDGVPLVCRSIHAAQASKGVGRVVVSTDDDAIAAAAAAEGAIVIRRPAAIAGDTASSESALLHALDALEQQGPLEAKLVFLQCTSPFTTGAQIDAVLAALKPGHCNSSFAVTPWHGFLWRADGRGINHDPGKPRQRRQDLEPAFLETGAIYTMNLADFRRCGSRFCPPTNPVVLEQVGPEIDTPEDLALCRRIAALKAE
- a CDS encoding capsular polysaccharide biosynthesis protein, with the translated sequence MTRPAALRLGVPARGMLAHRTLAQLLAPDRLVPGRRRDVNVLLAWGRRPSALRVERLARQWDLPVWHLEDGLLRSVAKGRNHPPLGLLVDELGVHFDATVPSRMEQLIATPITMAEANRARALQRLWCEQRLSKVNPPAEAVAPPEPFVLVVDQSAGDRSIALGLADGSCFQRMLQAALVEHPECTVVLKVHPDVIAGRARGHFNDSDLRHPRVRLSADAGHPAGLLERARAVYVVTSQMGFEALLWGRPVHCFGMPFYAGWGLTHDHCQAPVRRCRGASLEALVHAALVGACRCIDPHRHQPCSIETLMRAIGLQRRLQGQQPRRCVAFGFTPWKQRSLRRFLAGSQLRFRAPWRRIPLGVDAVVVWGRRARPRLLEAAARRKLPVLQVEDGFLRSVGLGADLVDPVSWVVDHQGVYYDATRPSDLETCLATGQWTQAQRQRAAALRQRLVKEAITKYNLQAEPWVRPAGQRRVVLVIGQVESDASIRYGAPGLRSNRALLSKVRSVEPEAYLLYKPHPDVVAGLCRAGAGEDDAAALCDEVLPQGSIQQLFTQIDAVHVLTSLAGFEALLRGLEVHCWGLPFYAGWGLTQDRERCCRRQRQLSLDELVHASLIDYPRYVSRDSGWFITPEQAIDELVAWRAAPPQRRTLVQALFRHWGRLRRR
- a CDS encoding capsular biosynthesis protein, which gives rise to MRIDGPVLLLMGPIGLFFARFCRYLQGCGIPVTKVAFPLREFGFPADVCVPYSKGMDSWRPFLRRLLEERGIRHIFMYGDFIIPHRIAIEEARDLGIEAWVFELGYLRPNYVTLERDRVNARSNLNKPAAFYRGLPECDQLPQNIVLDPGWRWRKAWKAPTFIQHAFTRYPIIEGEHKLQPSPGFLWCQVRGTWRYWLYRWQERLLKQRLLEHFSFFLAVLQVSSDSQIQMGSPYRGMHDFIEDVIRSFAGHAHASDHLAFKHHPRDRGYNNYAALIRLLAQQYGVSGRVHYFHDGPLSRYLRTCRGVITVNSTVGLQALFHAVPTKTMGDTFYNLEGLTDQKPLDAFWCDPQPSDRALFYRFYNHLVLTTQVNGNFDGDFPFRTTFPIGQDARQLPSNFRVPSLKLEVSVNPLQLLGRIVVRLYWAISALILDLLQSALFRMGLIKINRKLISLIPLSALRALGVRVIVDDSQPSEEKGNLVIHVHDDSHPIDFLIGRALLGLNSSVAASGCLFWQGLFDQDCRLKGFENSEVGAEVLSRTGQIVLPISAFSSPLSLLARSTVRGQVSIVPWFFSYDKSGSIFVSGHCGILRMFFIRLASPILVVRCKRGRSFLMGGSGAVLEQELSAKVHDLYRSWGR